The following are encoded together in the Deinococcus aquaedulcis genome:
- a CDS encoding tetratricopeptide repeat protein, giving the protein MRLRTLGGLSFEGSSLGRPKPLLLLAYLTLEGPRPRRFLGELFWPEASNPANSLAVAVRLIRQAAPDVLHDDGVRLWVDLPCDALDFEQAVRAKQLETAFALYQGSFLDASELPEWGTELEEWTYAKRESLAETLRELALAFAERQAALGHFEHSTLWAERSIQVAGAPDAMPEFWLRLMPLLVAGESPLMEEARQRAAEWDLKWDGNIETARARLRQSFLGRELELTRLRHQPAGRWAWIKGGSGLGKSSLLRQLTGLLLPARSGLPYATLEPLLKQVIQRGDEAILLRHLAAQDGVWLLDHWESMDEESRTLLTKLRHLGTQATVIVTSCVEPPFSVDERMELGPLTAQELTTYPGAFEATAGLPSLVNAWLRSEPVETALDTRIQSLPSHAQHVYGALTLQESPNLPLIRQALDLTAPELALALEYLMDAGFIEPSGEVRGQKAARRILAARPTLEADLALRIARQLNASAALPFFQKSRALWEKQDLQSVQRSYQAWAEKALQRGFPLKAAEALSEAPPTKSLTLLHARALERAGRFKEALLILTDLPTVSEISALKGALYWRLGQPDLARQHAEAALEGEDEARAEGFNTLANLDFQQGDYASAEKRYRRAATLWQTLGDNARWAGVLNNRAAALSAAGEDAEAAFSEALTAAGDNLVMRARTTLNLGQVREQRGDQAGAVQAYQDAASLAEDAGSLNTSAKVWNNLGALYHRTNQTAEAKHAYEQALTLAKKGGEKLLLGMVLANMAELTEDQEAFEEALRLIEKSGNPAIVARYQAVYQVFIARSSRSAQT; this is encoded by the coding sequence ATGCGCCTACGTACCTTGGGGGGATTGTCCTTTGAAGGCAGCAGCTTGGGGCGTCCAAAACCACTGCTCCTACTGGCCTATCTCACCTTGGAAGGTCCGCGGCCCCGGCGTTTTCTGGGTGAATTGTTCTGGCCAGAGGCAAGTAACCCAGCAAACTCCCTTGCGGTCGCGGTGCGCCTGATTCGCCAGGCCGCGCCAGACGTTCTCCACGACGACGGCGTTCGCCTGTGGGTGGATCTACCGTGCGATGCCCTTGACTTTGAACAAGCCGTTCGTGCCAAGCAACTGGAAACGGCTTTTGCGCTTTATCAAGGTTCTTTTTTGGATGCGTCCGAACTCCCGGAATGGGGGACTGAGCTGGAAGAGTGGACGTATGCCAAGCGAGAGTCCCTGGCAGAAACCCTCCGTGAGCTTGCCCTGGCTTTCGCAGAGAGACAAGCTGCATTAGGCCACTTCGAACACTCAACCCTATGGGCAGAACGGTCTATTCAGGTGGCAGGCGCGCCGGACGCCATGCCAGAGTTCTGGCTGCGCCTCATGCCCCTCCTGGTGGCCGGTGAAAGCCCCCTCATGGAAGAGGCGCGGCAACGGGCCGCCGAGTGGGATTTGAAGTGGGACGGGAACATTGAAACGGCGCGTGCACGATTGCGCCAGAGTTTCCTTGGTCGAGAACTGGAGTTGACCCGGTTGCGCCACCAGCCAGCAGGACGCTGGGCTTGGATCAAAGGCGGCTCCGGCTTGGGCAAAAGTAGCTTACTGCGGCAACTGACGGGACTCCTTTTGCCTGCACGTTCAGGCCTGCCTTATGCCACGCTTGAGCCGCTCCTCAAGCAAGTGATTCAGCGTGGAGATGAGGCCATACTCCTGCGACACCTCGCTGCTCAGGATGGCGTCTGGCTGCTCGACCATTGGGAAAGCATGGATGAGGAGAGCCGCACGCTGTTGACGAAGCTGCGACATTTGGGCACACAGGCCACTGTGATTGTGACTTCCTGCGTAGAACCTCCCTTTTCTGTGGATGAACGCATGGAGCTTGGCCCGCTCACAGCGCAGGAACTTACGACCTACCCAGGCGCATTTGAGGCCACAGCAGGTCTGCCGAGCTTAGTGAATGCCTGGCTGCGTTCAGAACCTGTCGAAACAGCGTTGGATACCCGTATCCAGAGTCTGCCTTCTCACGCGCAGCACGTCTATGGGGCCCTGACCCTTCAGGAATCGCCGAATCTACCCCTCATTCGTCAGGCCCTTGACCTGACTGCCCCTGAGCTTGCCCTGGCCTTGGAATACCTCATGGACGCCGGCTTTATTGAGCCTTCTGGAGAGGTCCGGGGACAGAAGGCTGCGAGGCGTATTTTGGCTGCGCGACCCACACTGGAAGCTGACCTGGCCTTACGAATTGCCAGACAGCTGAATGCCTCCGCTGCCTTGCCCTTTTTCCAAAAGTCACGTGCCCTATGGGAGAAACAAGACCTACAGTCGGTGCAGAGGTCCTACCAAGCCTGGGCAGAGAAAGCCCTACAACGTGGCTTTCCTCTGAAGGCTGCTGAAGCCCTGAGTGAAGCCCCGCCAACCAAGTCCCTGACCCTCCTGCATGCCCGCGCTCTGGAACGGGCTGGACGGTTCAAAGAAGCGCTCCTCATACTGACCGACCTACCTACGGTTTCGGAGATCTCTGCCCTGAAAGGCGCGCTGTACTGGCGCCTTGGGCAACCAGACTTGGCGAGGCAACACGCAGAAGCCGCCCTCGAAGGCGAAGATGAGGCCAGGGCTGAAGGGTTCAACACCCTGGCCAATCTCGATTTTCAGCAGGGCGATTACGCCAGCGCGGAGAAGCGCTACCGGCGGGCTGCGACACTCTGGCAAACCCTTGGAGACAATGCCCGCTGGGCCGGGGTACTGAATAACCGGGCCGCAGCCCTGAGTGCAGCTGGCGAGGATGCCGAAGCTGCTTTTAGTGAGGCGCTGACAGCAGCGGGCGACAATCTGGTGATGCGCGCGCGCACAACGTTGAATCTGGGACAGGTGCGTGAGCAACGAGGGGATCAGGCCGGGGCAGTGCAGGCCTACCAGGACGCAGCCTCGTTGGCTGAGGACGCCGGCTCGCTGAACACTTCTGCCAAGGTTTGGAATAACCTCGGCGCTTTGTATCACCGAACCAACCAGACGGCAGAGGCCAAGCATGCCTACGAGCAGGCGTTGACGCTTGCCAAGAAGGGCGGAGAGAAGCTCTTGTTGGGGATGGTCCTGGCCAATATGGCCGAACTCACCGAGGACCAGGAAGCGTTCGAGGAAGCGTTGCGCTTGATTGAGAAGAGCGGCAATCCAGCCATTGTCGCGCGTTATCAAGCGGTCTATCAGGTGTTCATCGCTCGATCATCCCGAAGCGCGCAAACTTAA
- a CDS encoding S8 family peptidase: MKLSIQCLILLGLLSSCGGNGPVVTGPPTLSLNQTQALSTERITATLTGIPVQEARVFVGDTAVNVISATGETIIFSLPSGVRPGPQVVRVEARGQSFRQSLEVLGKVSTTEVAVFVKAGVTESDFKARLNQLNLGLTLIDFKPLGGPGPCANTLARVGVPSGQSIGKVLSGLRQATEADVILQADPVSIWDLDVDHLAAVGVPAARQRGRSGKGVTIAVLDTGVTRNRHVDQNLLPGYDFVDEDSNPGDAFDDPVTPGLDGHGTPAAVLAAGIQFGVAPEALVLPIRIGSANGQILSSHAVRGVCFALKTVPPKQLVLNLSFGGDTPMQGLKNVLAYALEQQVLVAAAAGNQGSGGPTHYPAAFDLPGLVAVGALQMLPTGEWRPASFSTRGAYVDIAAPGQGVSSSSPTSNIQEYEGTSFATPLVTGALALWRQAYPEATPSEIEKMLKSNATPMPASAATDVGSGMLNLSKSP; this comes from the coding sequence ATGAAATTGTCAATCCAATGCTTGATCCTGCTTGGCTTGCTCTCCAGTTGTGGCGGAAACGGCCCCGTCGTTACCGGGCCACCAACCCTGAGTCTCAATCAGACCCAAGCGCTCTCAACTGAACGCATCACGGCGACCTTGACTGGCATCCCCGTTCAGGAGGCGCGGGTGTTTGTCGGTGACACAGCCGTGAATGTGATCTCGGCAACAGGGGAGACCATCATTTTCAGCTTGCCTTCTGGCGTGAGGCCAGGCCCGCAAGTGGTGCGCGTCGAGGCGAGAGGCCAGAGCTTCAGGCAGTCTCTGGAGGTGCTCGGGAAGGTTTCGACCACTGAAGTCGCGGTCTTCGTGAAAGCAGGCGTCACGGAAAGTGATTTCAAGGCCCGGCTGAACCAGCTCAACCTGGGGTTGACCCTCATTGATTTCAAACCCCTGGGGGGGCCAGGACCGTGCGCGAACACCTTAGCCCGGGTGGGTGTTCCGAGCGGCCAGAGCATCGGGAAGGTGCTGAGCGGGCTGAGGCAGGCCACTGAGGCGGACGTGATCCTCCAGGCAGATCCGGTGAGTATCTGGGATCTGGATGTCGACCATCTTGCCGCTGTTGGGGTTCCAGCAGCGCGTCAGCGGGGCCGGAGTGGTAAAGGCGTGACCATCGCCGTCCTGGATACGGGCGTCACCCGGAACCGGCATGTGGACCAGAATCTCCTCCCAGGGTATGACTTCGTGGACGAAGACTCCAATCCAGGAGATGCCTTCGATGACCCGGTCACGCCTGGCCTGGATGGTCACGGTACGCCGGCGGCTGTTCTCGCTGCTGGTATACAGTTTGGAGTTGCGCCTGAGGCGCTGGTTCTTCCCATTCGCATTGGGAGTGCGAATGGGCAAATTTTGTCGAGCCACGCGGTTCGGGGCGTCTGTTTCGCGTTGAAGACCGTGCCGCCTAAACAACTCGTATTGAATCTGAGTTTTGGTGGTGACACCCCCATGCAGGGACTGAAGAACGTCCTAGCTTACGCATTAGAGCAGCAAGTGCTGGTTGCTGCTGCAGCTGGAAATCAGGGGAGTGGCGGTCCGACACACTATCCTGCGGCGTTCGATCTGCCTGGATTGGTGGCCGTAGGTGCGCTCCAGATGCTTCCCACAGGAGAGTGGCGTCCCGCTTCGTTCAGTACACGCGGAGCCTACGTGGATATCGCTGCGCCGGGACAGGGTGTCAGCAGCAGCAGTCCTACCAGCAACATCCAGGAATACGAAGGGACGTCGTTTGCAACACCGCTCGTTACCGGTGCTCTGGCGTTGTGGCGACAAGCTTATCCAGAGGCCACACCAAGCGAGATCGAAAAGATGCTCAAAAGCAACGCCACCCCTATGCCTGCAAGTGCAGCGACAGATGTGGGCAGCGGCATGCTGAATCTTTCCAAAAGTCCCTAA
- a CDS encoding peroxiredoxin-like family protein yields the protein MTQVSTPHVASAMQAVLSAASKRQPAELHLSFLAPEFNTKLQICDGQITGIISALAPHWSTLLRSKDVPATAITQAHQDGQSVPDTLELLVRRRYLSMEEMDALAHERVLSALVPLAGRHASVQLHLPKAVSHKRFLGSSNAQDGVHAAAQCAATLRAHEAAMTPGDRFVATPLASKIEPEGGPIDLVYRAALRGLTLGQIAQRVPMRWDLLVRTISYLMGLGALRSLANDVEHNVSPKLQAGQMAPDFILPDLHGGEVRLSALRGQRVWLTFNRQSTCALCNPHHAQIITMADEMKRRGVQILSIWGSTLEDLQEGIGRQHPPYPVLADPNDETYDQYGLTHSVAGTLDVRNLSTIVQGFKMMGTKALKSDGELMRMPAELLIDPDGRIAVAHYNSFGSDWLPFERVLEWAPAPNA from the coding sequence ATGACCCAGGTGTCCACTCCTCACGTTGCCTCTGCCATGCAAGCCGTTCTCAGCGCTGCCAGCAAACGGCAACCTGCAGAACTGCACCTGTCGTTTCTCGCGCCAGAGTTCAATACCAAGCTGCAGATCTGCGACGGCCAAATCACCGGCATTATCAGCGCACTCGCGCCCCACTGGAGCACACTGCTGCGCAGCAAGGATGTTCCAGCAACAGCAATCACACAGGCCCATCAGGACGGCCAGAGCGTGCCTGATACCCTGGAACTCCTGGTAAGGCGGCGTTACCTTTCCATGGAAGAGATGGATGCCCTGGCGCACGAGAGGGTCTTGTCCGCCCTGGTCCCCCTTGCTGGCCGACATGCAAGCGTGCAGTTGCACCTGCCCAAGGCCGTTTCCCATAAGCGTTTTCTGGGCAGCAGCAATGCTCAGGACGGAGTACATGCGGCTGCCCAGTGTGCGGCAACCCTCCGGGCCCATGAGGCAGCCATGACGCCTGGAGACCGCTTTGTGGCGACGCCTCTTGCATCCAAGATCGAGCCGGAAGGGGGGCCGATTGATCTGGTGTACCGCGCGGCGCTCCGGGGTCTGACATTGGGCCAGATTGCACAGCGGGTTCCCATGCGGTGGGATCTGCTCGTGCGCACCATCAGCTACCTGATGGGCCTGGGCGCCTTGCGGTCTCTGGCCAATGATGTCGAGCACAATGTCTCGCCGAAACTCCAGGCCGGCCAGATGGCGCCTGACTTCATCCTCCCAGACCTGCACGGCGGCGAGGTGCGCCTGAGTGCCCTGCGTGGCCAGCGCGTGTGGTTAACGTTCAACCGTCAGAGCACGTGCGCTCTGTGCAACCCACACCACGCGCAGATCATTACCATGGCGGACGAGATGAAGCGCCGCGGCGTCCAGATCCTCTCCATCTGGGGCAGCACCCTGGAAGATCTGCAGGAAGGCATTGGCCGCCAGCATCCGCCCTACCCCGTGCTGGCTGACCCCAACGACGAGACCTACGATCAGTACGGCCTGACGCACAGTGTGGCCGGCACCCTGGACGTGCGCAACCTGAGCACGATCGTGCAGGGCTTCAAGATGATGGGCACCAAAGCCCTGAAGAGCGACGGGGAGCTGATGAGGATGCCCGCTGAGCTGCTGATTGATCCGGACGGGCGCATCGCCGTGGCACACTACAACTCGTTCGGTTCCGATTGGCTGCCGTTTGAGCGCGTGCTGGAATGGGCTCCGGCCCCGAACGCATGA